A stretch of the Papaver somniferum cultivar HN1 chromosome 6, ASM357369v1, whole genome shotgun sequence genome encodes the following:
- the LOC113290673 gene encoding uncharacterized protein LOC113290673 translates to MVLVSVKPKDVETDNAMLRSFPFSLVDMDNEWFYNLPVGSITTRTSMKKHFLEKYFPASKVEKIRKEIRGIVQRTGETLYEYWERYKRLCQSCPHNQITEQLIIQYFYEGLLLNDRTMIDAASGGALVDKTPAQARAFLENMASNSQQFSTRSETLFKKVNEVGDVSHMEQRMCNMDRMMQQISAVIVPSYEGNMEHANAIFQNQQTPSYTNKQAAAYPTFNQQGGYQFMQRRHQESQGTSVDEKFTLMMQGMQEISKSMQGFNQFQQKYEMDMRDVQNQVSQLDNDINLLKAQGSGKIPSQPLNHKENVNAIELRSGKQVKQPATSRKLMDLFEKSKKETLYKEIYEIFKNTQVNIPLIEAIRQVPRYAKFLEELCTKKHKLTGNEVMSVGENATAYLLKKLSPKLKDPGSFTVPCTIGKTRFTKSLLDLGASINVM, encoded by the exons ATGGTACTTGTAAGTGTGAAACCAAAGGACGTTGAAACCGATAACGCTATGCTTAGATCATTCCCCTTTTCTCTTGTGGATATGGACAATGAGTGGTTTTACAATCTCCCAGTAGGTAGCATTACTACACGGACCAGTATGAAGAAACATTTTCTTGAGAAGTACTTTCCCGCATCCAAGGTAGAAAAAATCAGGAAAGAGATACGCGGCATTGTTCAAAGGACAGGTGAAACTTTGTATGAGTATTGGGAGCGTTACAAGAGATTATGTCAAAGTTGTCCGCATAACCAAATCACGGAGCAACTTATCATCCAATATTTCTATGAAGGACTCTTATTAAATGATAGGACAATGATTGATGCTGCAAGTGGTGGAGCTTTAGTTGACAAGACACCCGCACAAGCAAGAGCTTTCCTTGAGAATATGGCATCCAATTCGCAGCAATTCTCCACCCGATCAGAAACTCTTTTCAAGAAGGTTAATGAAGTCGGTGACGTTTCTCATATGGAACAGAGGATGTGTAATATGGATAGGATGATGCAACAAATTTCTGCAGTGATTGTTCCATCGTATGAAGGCAATATGGAGCATGCAAATGCTATCTTCCAAAATCAGCAAACGCCGAG TTACACCAACAAGCAAGCTGCAGCATATCCTACTTTCAACCAACAAGGTGGCTACCAATTTATGCAAAGACGACATCAAGAATCTCAAGGCACAAGTGTGGATGAGAAATTCACTCTTATGATGCAAGGGATGCAAGAGATTTCGAAGTCAATGCAAGGTTTCAACCAATTCCAGCAGAAATACGAGATGGATATGAGAGATGTGCAAAACCAAGTTAGTCAATTGGATAATGATATTAATCTACTCAAGGCACAAGGATCTGGAAAGATTCCTTCGCAACCATTGAACCATAAGGAGAACGTCAATGCTATTGAGTTAAGAAGTGGGAAGCAAGTTAAGCAACCGGCAACATCACGGAAACTCATGGACTT GTTTGAAAAGTCCAAGAAGGAGACACTATACAAAGAGATTTATGAGATCTTCAAGAACACCcaagtgaacataccactcattgaagCGATAAGGCAAGTTCCTCGCTATGCAAAGTTCTTAGAGGAATTGTGCACTAAGAAGCACAAATTGACCGGTAATGAAgtaatgagtgtgggggaaaACGCTACGGCATATCTTCTAAAGAAACTCTCACCTAAATTAAAAGATCCCGGTAGTTTTACTGTACCTTGCACAATTGGTAAGACAAGGTTTACAAAATCTTTGCTAGATTTAGGTGCATCTATTAATGtcatgtga